A single Perca flavescens isolate YP-PL-M2 chromosome 2, PFLA_1.0, whole genome shotgun sequence DNA region contains:
- the LOC114565763 gene encoding kallikrein-13-like: MKVVLGWGQNKKTLSINEKPVMCGDDHIHHDIMLLKLPTPTSIEPVPLPDCGIRLKPGTMVQIAGHAATAGNAAGKHISGFTPDLQCADTKVTTCPSIGGLIRYQHKFCGDTGSGVTSCPGDSGGGVVYDSKIYGVIHGAVNGIYVCAGENIFMDVCKYLGWIKHITKPPKKMCLWCG; the protein is encoded by the exons ATGAAAGTAGTTTTAGGTTggggtcaaaataaaaaaacattgtcaatCAATGAAAAACCTGTGATGTGTGGTGACGACCACATTCACCACGACATCATGCTGCTGAAACTACCCACACCTACTTCCATTGAACCTGTACCACTTCCTGACTGTGGAATTCGTCTGAAACC AGGTACAATGGTTCAGATTGCAGGTCATGCAGCCACAGCTGGAAATGCTGCCGGTAAACATA TAAGTGGTTTTACACCGGACCTCCAATGTGCTGACACCAAGGTTACCACCTGTCCATCGATAGGCGGCTTAATACGTTATCAACACAAGTTCTGTGGTGACACAGGAAGCGGTGTAACTTCATGTCCA GGTGACTCTGGTGGAGGAGTGGTGTACGACAGCAAGATTTATGGTGTCATTCATGGCGCTGTGAAtggtatatatgtatgtgctggagaaaatatatttatggACGTCTGTAAATACTTGGGATGGATCAAACACATTACTAAACCACCAAAGAAAATGTGTCTATGGTGTGGTTAA